Genomic window (Pieris rapae chromosome 12, ilPieRapa1.1, whole genome shotgun sequence):
CCGCTCCCCTCAAGGGCGGACATCAGCCAGTTTATTCAGAGCCCCTGCTGGCGGAGTAGATGTTCTCGTCCTGTCCAGTGATGGTACTGGGGCGGACGATTTGTTGGTCTATACTTCACCGAGATGCCATGGTGACGTCGCTGGCGAGATATATGCCGGCTAACTCACTTGGTGACTGACTGGCTTCCTGGCGACGTCGCCAGTTGTTTGCGCCAGTTGTTTGCTCGTGTTTGTTTTATCACAGTCGCCAACTAGTTGCCGCGTTGAACGCAATTGATCAAATAAAGTTAGTGGCAACCACagataattgattatttttcaagGTTTCTCTTAAGTCTTCATAGCGTTTGAGAAAAACACTTCTTTGGCCTCGGTTTCTACCTACccatattttcttaatttttcgtTTCTATCTTAATCTTTTTGCGacgctaataataatataataagggCCATACCTCATCGAGACGCCATGGCGACGTGGCCAGCGCCATGGTGAGTCGCCAAATCGCGTCGCCAATGCATTCAGTTCTGTCTCGACACAAAACTTAaatcaaaactaaattataataaataaataatatttaatattttatttaatcattttaaatcaaattaaaaaaaattgttatattttacaaatttaataattttaaataatcaataaatatttaaaattattattaaaataattaattattaattattttaataataataaaataatttcattcagGATAGTTACCATTTTAAAACTGAGtacaaataacacataatTTCATGTaaagaaactattttatatattatgttaacgtTGTATATACCAGATACTAATTTCTATCAGCTAGGACCCACATCGCGAATAgagtgaatatttaataaaaaactaattaatggGGATTTCTGCTCATGAACGAGAGTATCGAGTATCGCTGTAATTATTGGTTGCCATGGGAACAGAGAACAGTTTCAGCTAAGAGGTGTAACACCGGTTTCACCACATTCCTGTTATGACTTTTCTAACGAGCCGAGCGTAAATTTACTGCAAGTCCACTTAAGTTGACTTGGCAAACCGATGATGAAAAGGCCTGCGAAGTAGCGACTTTACAATACCATCAGCTGCCCCCttaagtatttctgaaccgaTTACCCTATAACTAATTTCTGAACCGATTTAACCAAAAAAcgtatcaattaataaaatcccaagctgtgcactaatggactttctatgtgcgcatttaacatttgctcgaacggtgaaggaaaacatcgtaaggaaacatgtcttagacccgaAATGTCGACGAAGTAtaactggaggctgatcacctacttggccattagatttaaaaatgatcatgaaacagattcagaaatttgaggccaagacctaaaaaggttgtagcgccaccgatttttttaaaattataaattattataactatggaggttaaaataattgtactgTATGTTcgtgtgttggaaatatacaTTGGATGCCTTTATGAATCATACAAATGTCCATATTAAACGGTAATGCCAACAAATTCATAGCCATATGTTACGTGTCAAAGTAATGAAACAGAGCCGACTGGTCTTGTATTATGCAAACAAGCATTCAGTTGGGCGTGGATTTATGACCCAAGTTCTATAGAAAATCTCACAGCGCCCGAGGGAAAGACCGCGTTACtcctatattaatataagtaataagaaGTAGTTGACGCCCAAGGGATCAGACTTGTAATTACAGAATTCTTTATGAACTTTAGTTTTGATGTATGCAAATGGACAGTGTTCTGTAATCGTTTtgataatactattttaagaGATTATgagaattatttgttatattataagtcATTCATTTGCAAAGCAAGTAGattcagataataataatataattaacagatcagatataatgatattatatatattatatactcgAAGAATCAGttgctaatattataaagaggaaagatttgtatgtaatgtttgttACGAAATGGCTCAAAAATTACTGGAccgatattaaaaattctctcaccatttgaatgctacattatcaatgattaatatagtctattttaattacaagaaaaaataaggtacctTTATAAAACTACAATTATTGTAGATAAGATAGTTAAATAACGCctgtaaaatatcttttatcgCATGCGCTGCTAAAACGATTGATGAtagaaaaatcaatttttccacactattaaataacatataaatattaacaaaatttaaaaaaaaagatgtcCACCCGGGCAAGCTGTATGGGCCGATAAATGATGTAATTGACTATGTGATAAAAAGTTATGCTATCATAATGTTATTTGTAACATCTATTATACTGTTTAAGACAAATTAGCACGTCATTATGTGTGGCAGAACGTGCGAActgtattaattagtaatgaattattactataaaaaaataggcatgaaAATACATCATTTACTTGTATTTTCATTGATATGCTAATGCTGTTAATTGTGTTACTATCAGAGGGAAATTTAGctgtacattaaaataatgtttttataagccttcattaatcataattataacttttgaaacaaaattttacactTGATATTTCCTTAAATTTTTCTAAGCCATAAATTTTGTCATTGAATAGTatctaattactttaaaatatgatcTTTCTTAtggatattttaaagtaattagcTACTTTATCATTTTGTATTGTACTTCCCTGAAAGCCATCCATATATAATTCcatggtttttaaataatattttagtattttgcgTAAAGCCTATAAGTtttgaataacaataatttgtgCCGCTTATAATCAGAATGGAGTCAAGATATACGGCTAAAACTTATGTATTAGATAAACATACACTTGAAGATATAGCTGAAGCAATAATAGAAAGTGGTTTTCAAAAGGACGCTTTCTTCGTTCAAGATTTAGATGAAACTCACCGGAGAATTGAATATTTTCAGAAAATGCTGCCACGCGTTACTATCTTTTACggtaaatatatgaatataatatgtttaaaaataaaaactataaaatgtttttataaattaatagaaaatcagctacaacctttttacgtctgggcctcagatttctgtgtttgtttcgtgatcatttgtcaatcttatacgaaagtgatcagccttctgtgtctgacacatgccgtcgacttttaGTGTCCAAAGCAAGCCAGTTCCCTCACGATGGATTCCTTATCAGTTAGAGGGAATGTTAATTGCGTTCCATTGGTCCAGGAATCGAACCTAAGACCTCAGATAAGAGAGTCGCAAGCCTCTATAGTCTATGCCAACACAGCTATTTAGTTTGTAACCACAACTATGATTGAAACCACTTACCAGTTGAGACCACCACCTACTTCACAGTTGAGAGGACGCTACTAAGGCAACAAAAAGTAAGAAAGacgataatatatatatatatatataagtgtttatgtatattatatatctgtttCTCTATGTGTTTGTATAGTagtttagtatataattatgtaaattctGTCGCCATGGTCGTTCTTAGTGTACCTACCTTACAAATATGTGGGCAGAGGCAATGTGTCCGACTCTGTTTATATATACACTAGCGGACCCAACAGACGTTGTTCTGTATgatatttcaaacaattaatatattaaacaggCAGATGTTTAGTTGcagcataattaaataacctaGATACCggcagcgccatctgccggctgatttgtgaatctaaacgaTCCAGGTCGCCACCCAAACGCCTACAAAAACATCATTTAAATAGGTCCAGCCATTTAAAAAGAGTCCCGTTACATACACATGTCTAGtagaattgtataattatattattaatgcaatggaataatatttagataaagttataaaagacACCATAAATTTGATATCGTAACAAACTTCAGGATTACTTAATATGGTGTTtaagtattcttaaattttctaatttttcacggaattttcttcataattcacaataacaaacacaacaaaaaaagaattaacGAAATCTGTCCAGCCGTTCACACGTGATGTCGTGACCAAGAGAATTAGGGATTCATTTATAGATATCAATGGTATGGTGCAACTTACGTGGAGTCGTGGCCTTGGCTAGACTAAatctagtccaatttaaccccaaggagacacaagtttgcgcgttttccgctaacAACTTTGTGAGTAAGCCAGAATCGGAATACTGggcactgaagtatttccgaaccaattagacttagtccttcaagaaaagagcgtaccaataaaaaataccatacCAAATACCATTTTTCCATATAAAaggtttgcctcctattataTGGAAAAATGATTTAACTGCTACAGACATATGTTGGATTTCATAGTGATTACCTACCACAGAAaacatattaacatatttgttttaaaacatattacctGCTAAACAACCACCCCACGTAGACCTTGATGTTTTTAGAAGCTTTCaccaacttttttttattatttgttgtggtattgttttacttttttattgttcttttgtttattccTCCCTtttgaaaaactttttatcGCGTGTTTTGAATCTAAAAAACGTGACTACTGAGATGTGGACGTAGCGTATACCAGCATTGTTATTTTAACCAACTTCAAAGACTGGAGGTTTTCCattttacatgtatattatattggttGGAATTCGTGTCATTTATTAAGCAAGTATCATCATTTTCATAAGTGTTAGCATGTTTGTCCACAAATTTCTCGGatactaaaaaaatcgatGATCGTCATGTGTATCGCTTTACAATGCTGGCAGGTATTTGAGGccgttataaattttaaatgacaatTAAGATGCACAGGAATCAAGTCAGACTGGAGTCATGATTCCTGTATGGCAAAATTATACTTAGACAGAAAGATGGATTGCAGCGtcattgtttatttagattgagtttatattaatgataCAAGAGTCTTGGGCATAAGCtatgtaataaacattttttttcagcaatcaaatcaaatgaCGGTGAAGCGATTCTAAAGCTAGCTTCTTCATTAGGATTGGGGTTTGACTGTTCGACTCCTGGAGAAATTGATAAAGTTCTTAAGCTCGGCGTTCACCCAAAGTAAGAGATTTTGATAATGTTatgaaagtatttttacttatgatattattagtttaatattcttaatgaACTGCTCAATATGCTGCCTATAGAAGCCTAAAATAAGCAATACCTAAAATGTTCCATTtaatcaagtttttttttgtcgtAGGAGTATAATATTTGCGTCACCAATCAAGATGCCTGAATGGATGGATTATGCTAAGAAATCTGGGATTACACATACTGTTTTTGATTCATCTTTGGAATTGAAAAGAATTAAGCAATATTGGCCGGATGcaaggttatttttttataaattattattagtaataggTTATCAGGGGACAAGtaggcaggaggctcaatattttattgtaattaggTATGGTAAAAATATCCATACTAACACtttttgttgtattataagtttttattgcagttaaaaagcaataaaaaaattaatattgaacgCATAACTTTATtcctaatttataattaaagtctTATTCTATAATTCGCGTATTCCtttgaacaaatattttatgtttggtAGTATTGCCACCTTTATCAGgtaattttcataaacatttttaaatccttAACATTTATGAGTACATCAGATGGGCCTGCACCcgttaactaaatttattttataatttattcctaATTTCCTAAATCTACTCTCTTGACTCTAAAGCTTTTTACACAGTCGTGTTAAACAAGAGCATCGAGCCTTATAGAGCAGGACAgacatatttttgtgtttatgttTTCGTATAAAGATGTATTGGCTTACAATTTTCAGGACCCTAATCCGAATAAGAGTGGATAGTGAAAGCGTTTACCAATTGGGCGAAAAATTTGGTTGTGATTTTGAAACTGAAGCGATTCCACTATTGAATGAAGCtgctgaattaaaaattaaggtaTATATTcgaagtatattttaacacattgaatgcttaaacaatggatacaaagttaTAGCCGGAAACTCTTTATGGCGAATTCTGATTAAGttaatatgaatgtttgaaaatatgtattgaacgagccaaggctgtacattctgctcactcaggctttcttagttttaaaagCGTGATGATTCCCTATGTACGTGCCAAGTACATCTTGCTCAGCTACAAgcgtaaatatttcatatttatggACGTGCCATGGCTGTATTTTAATCAGTTATAAGTGATCTACGCCCCAGACTTgcgaactggcagtaaatttaaatttacaattaatttttttgatgatCATAactgtacttgtttacctatatgaaataagatattttgagtctgagtttgagtttgaagcATGACGATTTACTAAGTTGACGGAgttacgccccgagagtaCAGCCGGACGCAGGCACCCTCTGCAACTGTTAAATTgcatagcaattaacattctATTAATTCGCTCATTTTCTGTGTGTGCGAGtggttaatataaagtaatataaaaatcttctttTATTAAACGCACTGACGACTTAGGAACCgtacatgtatattattatttttattaaaaataacatttattatgctgatttttaaaaggcaaTGCATCCCTGTTTTATAAACCACCTTTAGGTTAATGGAATAGTCAACCTTccttttcaaataatttaaatataatttaattccatAAATCTAGTTACTTACAATAATCCGTTAATGTAACCGATACTCATTGTAGAGTTTTCACTTGGCTATGCTTGCAAGAGTAAAAGTCTAGAACGATttgattaaacattttaatcagTGCTGATAAATTGTTACTCGTAGAATATAAATTGGATCATAGTGGAATCCTATTGGAATATAttggaatttattaatttaatgaagttAATACGTGATTTTCGACGACgacaaatacttaaaaagtCCTCTAGAAAATAGCAATCTAGCCCAACTGTATTTTCTGGAATATCAATCAATGCGCACAATTTAAACTTGTATCTTGTAAGTCTTAAGGAATCTTTATTAGCCCGAGTCAGGCACGAAAAGCTTATTGGGATGTTGCTACcggattatttatatttgctcTCAAACACTTCACATGTTATAAGAGGACAATCAGATACTTATGAAACTATAAGATAGATAAGGTACACATGTGTGAAGATATGACTTCCATGCAACTTTCTCACAATCACACATAACTCAGCAAATAATGAGAGGAGGAGTCCTGTTGAATCCATTGAGGAAGTTCTATGGGTCTGCGAAGCTTCCGCGaatatacaatgtaaatacaaacagacaaatcatttttattacaggTTGTGGGTGTCGCATTTCATGTGGGTAGCGTCTGCAATTCAACAGACAGCCATGCAACTGGTATTCGCAACGCCAGGTCGTTGTTCGATTATGAAGCCAGTAAGGGCCGAGAAATGAAAATAGTCGATATAGGCGGAGGATTTCTGAGTGAAAAAACTAAGGATATTGATAAGGTATGTATACATTTATGCAATTGTGCTGAGTTTTATTtgactatatataaattacgcgtCATGTTATTTGTCAGccatggactcctaaactactaaagcgatttcaatcaaatttgcacatcGTGTGTAGTTTGATATGATTTACAAGATaggatatatataattctactgtacgtgtgAATGTCtctgaactcctcttaaacggctggaccgatttgaatgattttttgtatgcgtttgcgTGGAGCCCTGGATGCCCaggatggtttagattcaaaAATCGGCCCGGCAGATTGCACTGCTGTGGTTGATTCCTTAGTctatttaatatcctaattGGTTGATATAATATCATGTAGGAAAACGTCTGTCGGTATAATCTTTACCTTGGATTAGCGTATGACTTACTTACTTCATAGAAAACCGGTAAAATGCGTCTTTCTGATAGATCTGATttaattcatacaaaaataccttGATtccgaatattttaataatgctaaatattttaacaggtTACTTTGGAAGTTACATTGAATCTGGGTTTTGTTTAACATCAGCTGGTGTTTTCTTATCAgcaatgtttacaatttaatgtaCTTAAAGTACAAAATTATTCCTTAGGTATCCCAGCTCATAAACAAATCATTAGAAGAGTTTTTCCCCGACAAAAACGTGAAAATAATTGCGGAGCCAGGAAGATATGTCAGCGATTCCTCTATGACGTTATATTGCAGCATTAATTCTGTCAAAAGAGTAagagtatattaattttttctattaaaaattggACAACTTAGATAAATTAAGGCGTACAAACACTGTGCTAATAGATGTACAATTGTATATGTCTTTAGGAAAGTTTTGGTACAAGAAAATTCCATAAAAGCTTTTCTTAGCACTGGggacttttttgtatgtaaacaatattatttt
Coding sequences:
- the LOC111002139 gene encoding ornithine decarboxylase 1-like, translating into MESRYTAKTYVLDKHTLEDIAEAIIESGFQKDAFFVQDLDETHRRIEYFQKMLPRVTIFYAIKSNDGEAILKLASSLGLGFDCSTPGEIDKVLKLGVHPKSIIFASPIKMPEWMDYAKKSGITHTVFDSSLELKRIKQYWPDARTLIRIRVDSESVYQLGEKFGCDFETEAIPLLNEAAELKIKVVGVAFHVGSVCNSTDSHATGIRNARSLFDYEASKGREMKIVDIGGGFLSEKTKDIDKVSQLINKSLEEFFPDKNVKIIAEPGRYVSDSSMTLYCSINSVKRVKKDNEYINMIYLNDGIYGTLQFTESWQTVSKFQKEKSTNTEEVREKTILWGYSLDSIDRIMKDVTVLLPRCSPLDWLVFPIRGAYSIVFCSSFGCFQQPQIRPVISKELWLKIKDSGAYQESDFLENPDISQRFSSSIPSIVTTMSYIESTASLPL